A genome region from Dolichospermum compactum NIES-806 includes the following:
- a CDS encoding helix-turn-helix domain-containing protein → MGCRLKIFLSDEEKLTLEELRKAKDVPQRTKDRAQVLLLNVRGLNNEQIAQGLNWAVSTVRQTLHRWEKMGLAGLWDAPGRGGKPRYSENDLEYLENCLFEEPQTYNSKQLAKKLASERQVYLSPDRLRRVLKARGKVINTRRGTGGNDN, encoded by the coding sequence ATGGGATGCCGACTGAAAATTTTTTTAAGTGATGAAGAAAAGTTAACTTTAGAAGAGTTGAGAAAGGCTAAGGATGTTCCTCAACGGACAAAAGACCGCGCTCAAGTTCTACTGTTGAATGTCCGGGGATTAAATAACGAACAAATTGCTCAAGGTTTAAACTGGGCAGTTTCTACAGTCCGTCAAACCCTACATCGTTGGGAAAAGATGGGTTTAGCCGGATTATGGGATGCCCCAGGTCGAGGCGGAAAACCCCGCTATTCAGAAAATGATTTAGAGTACCTAGAAAACTGTCTATTTGAAGAACCTCAGACTTATAACTCTAAACAACTAGCCAAAAAACTAGCATCTGAGCGACAAGTTTACTTGAGTCCTGACCGACTTCGCAGAGTTCTCAAAGCCAGAGGCAAGGTCATTAATACGCGCAGAGGAACAGGGGGCAATGACAACTGA
- a CDS encoding HU family DNA-binding protein, producing the protein MNKGELVDAVAEKANVTKKQADQVLSAAIETIVEAVSSGDKVTLVGFGSFESRERKAREGRNPKTNEKMEIPATRVPAFSAGKLFRERVAPPKEPKE; encoded by the coding sequence ATGAACAAAGGCGAATTAGTTGATGCAGTAGCTGAAAAGGCTAACGTTACCAAGAAACAGGCTGACCAAGTTTTGAGCGCTGCTATCGAAACTATTGTGGAAGCGGTTTCTTCCGGTGATAAAGTAACATTAGTGGGATTTGGTTCGTTTGAATCACGGGAACGCAAAGCCCGTGAAGGACGTAACCCCAAAACGAATGAAAAAATGGAAATTCCCGCTACCAGAGTTCCCGCTTTCTCTGCTGGAAAACTGTTTAGAGAAAGAGTAGCACCTCCAAAAGAGCCAAAAGAATAA
- the cobD gene encoding threonine-phosphate decarboxylase CobD, translating to MPQQAHGGNLAWAAALAGCSPDAIVDFSASISPLGPPNSVITAIVSQLGSLRNYPDPEYGELRLALSHFHQLPTEWILPGNGSAELLTLVGRELAQLAATVVLTPAFGDYYRTLAADNAKVLEFPVDLATGKGNISLLPDFGLETSGFGLLLNNPHNPTGKLFLRESVLPYLEKFALVVVDEAFMDFLPPEAEQSLIGLVQEYENLVILRSLTKFYSLPGLRLGYAIAHPQRLAKWKLWRDPWPVNTLAAAAAIAALEDTEFQNLTWKWLPGARNQLFQGLDSIPGLTPLEGSVNYLLVESQRPTSQLQQNLLRQHQILIRDCLSFKELGDRFFRVAVRTKADNQRLLTALRS from the coding sequence ATGCCACAACAAGCACACGGGGGAAATTTGGCTTGGGCAGCAGCACTGGCTGGCTGTTCCCCTGATGCTATTGTGGATTTTTCTGCCAGTATCAGCCCGTTGGGACCACCAAATAGTGTGATTACGGCGATTGTGTCTCAACTAGGTAGTTTGAGGAATTATCCTGACCCAGAGTATGGTGAATTGCGACTTGCTCTGAGTCATTTTCATCAATTACCTACTGAGTGGATTTTGCCGGGTAATGGTTCAGCAGAATTATTAACTTTGGTGGGTAGAGAATTAGCACAATTAGCAGCAACGGTTGTACTAACTCCAGCTTTTGGCGACTATTACCGCACTCTTGCGGCTGATAATGCTAAAGTTCTGGAGTTTCCTGTGGATTTGGCAACGGGGAAGGGGAATATTTCTCTATTGCCAGATTTTGGTCTGGAAACTTCAGGTTTTGGGTTATTGCTGAATAATCCCCATAATCCCACGGGAAAGTTATTTTTACGGGAGTCTGTTTTACCGTATTTAGAAAAGTTCGCTTTGGTGGTGGTAGATGAGGCGTTTATGGATTTTTTGCCACCGGAAGCGGAACAAAGTTTAATTGGGTTGGTACAAGAATACGAGAATTTGGTGATTTTACGATCGCTCACCAAATTTTACAGTTTACCAGGGCTAAGATTAGGATATGCGATCGCTCACCCTCAACGTCTGGCTAAGTGGAAATTATGGCGAGATCCTTGGCCTGTAAATACTTTAGCAGCTGCCGCAGCGATCGCCGCCCTCGAAGATACAGAATTTCAAAATCTCACCTGGAAATGGCTGCCAGGGGCGAGAAATCAACTATTTCAAGGTCTGGACTCAATTCCTGGGTTAACCCCCCTAGAAGGCTCTGTTAACTACCTATTGGTAGAATCTCAACGACCTACTTCCCAGTTACAACAAAATTTGCTTCGGCAACACCAGATTTTAATTCGTGATTGCTTAAGTTTTAAAGAATTAGGCGATCGCTTTTTCCGTGTCGCAGTCCGTACAAAAGCTGATAATCAACGCCTATTAACAGCGCTTAGGAGTTAG
- a CDS encoding dihydrolipoyl dehydrogenase family protein has translation MTNIDYDIVIIGGSIAGYQAALRATQLHAKVALIVSADFSDNYNLNYQYIFSEISQTTQKYYNLVNLGIYEKNIHLNPEFLNLNKGLFYANAISKNINQINSLPNLSAQGVDIIVGNGQFKSFGKLSFTVNERRLYSRTYLLANGSRPLIPNISGLDAIKYLTLANIWQFLEKNTLPKNWVIIGGVPQSIEIAQVLARCGCQVTLIVKYSSILPNLDAEIAQLLTAQLESDGVRVLTQTQVTQVRQIDHKKWVQAGNQAIETDEIFICAGQQPNLESLNLPAVGVKWNQRHLVVNEKLQTTNHRIYACGDALGGYDIQNIGNYEANIAVKNALFFPRLKVNYESVPWGIYSQPKVSQVGLTEKQAKNQYFQKQVLVFKQYFKTATSSQIQGEITGICKLVILENGKILGCSILGIAAEELINLISLAILQNIKIQHLAKLSPIYPSFSEILMETAREWHRQRINQNRTFPELLLSFFNYRRDWNL, from the coding sequence ATGACAAATATTGATTACGATATCGTTATTATTGGTGGCAGTATTGCTGGATATCAAGCAGCTTTACGTGCTACTCAGCTACACGCTAAAGTTGCCTTAATTGTTAGCGCGGATTTTTCTGATAACTATAATTTAAATTATCAATACATATTTAGTGAAATTAGTCAAACTACTCAGAAATATTATAATTTAGTAAATTTAGGAATTTATGAAAAAAATATTCACTTAAATCCAGAATTTTTAAATTTAAACAAAGGATTGTTTTATGCAAATGCTATTTCAAAAAATATTAATCAAATAAATTCTCTGCCTAATTTATCCGCCCAAGGTGTTGATATTATTGTTGGTAATGGTCAATTTAAATCTTTTGGTAAATTAAGTTTTACAGTTAATGAAAGACGGTTATATAGTCGTACTTACTTACTCGCTAATGGTTCGCGTCCATTAATTCCCAATATTTCAGGATTAGATGCGATTAAATATCTAACTTTAGCTAATATTTGGCAATTCTTAGAAAAAAACACATTACCAAAAAATTGGGTGATTATTGGTGGTGTTCCTCAAAGTATAGAAATTGCCCAAGTTTTAGCCAGATGCGGTTGTCAAGTTACATTAATAGTTAAATATTCCAGTATTTTGCCTAATCTTGATGCAGAAATAGCCCAATTATTAACAGCACAATTAGAAAGTGATGGTGTACGGGTTTTAACACAAACTCAAGTTACCCAAGTCCGACAAATAGATCATAAAAAATGGGTACAAGCTGGAAATCAAGCCATTGAAACCGATGAAATTTTCATTTGTGCTGGACAACAGCCGAATTTAGAATCTTTGAATTTACCAGCGGTAGGAGTAAAATGGAATCAACGCCACTTGGTTGTCAATGAAAAATTACAAACTACAAATCATCGGATTTATGCTTGCGGTGATGCGCTAGGTGGTTATGATATTCAGAATATTGGTAATTATGAAGCTAATATTGCTGTCAAAAATGCTTTATTTTTCCCCCGACTAAAAGTTAATTATGAATCTGTTCCTTGGGGAATATATTCTCAGCCAAAGGTATCACAAGTTGGGTTAACAGAAAAACAAGCTAAAAATCAATATTTTCAAAAGCAAGTTTTAGTTTTTAAGCAATATTTTAAAACAGCCACATCGTCACAAATACAAGGAGAAATTACAGGTATTTGCAAATTAGTCATTTTGGAAAATGGAAAAATTTTGGGATGTTCTATATTAGGAATAGCAGCAGAAGAATTAATTAATTTAATTAGTTTAGCAATCTTACAAAATATTAAAATTCAACATTTAGCTAAATTATCACCTATTTATCCCAGTTTTTCCGAAATTCTTATGGAAACAGCGCGAGAATGGCATAGACAAAGAATTAATCAGAACCGTACCTTTCCAGAATTGTTGCTAAGTTTCTTTAATTATCGTCGTGATTGGAATTTATAG
- the gntT gene encoding guanitoxin biosynthesis MATE family efflux transporter GntT, translating into MNLTRTEQYDFLPRFYRLAIANILSNLMIPLAGLISVAFLGHLQEIDALAGVCIANILFNLVYLILEFLRMGTTGLTAQAVGADDQEAALLVGLRNGLIALGLGIVLLILQYPLREVGFSLLSADIDVKAAGIDYFNARIWGAPAVLLNFVLIGWLLGREENSKVVVLSVIGNAAKIILDYLFIIQWGWNSVGAGVSQASSQYLMLFIGLLLASQKVQWQEIRAVSPQIMDFSELKTMLALNRDILIRTITEMSVFTIFSNLSAMMGTILFTQNSLLGQITHLNVYLTNGMGFATETLSGNLKGKDSKEKLLPLLKVSVASSLLIGLTVATICVFFPQAVFGILTNHREITEHIDTYIWCLCFILIFNSVASMLEGYFLGLAEGKIVRNVSLISASLGFIPSVIAAWYFHNNYLLWLSIILFMFAKMVTMLVYLPKSLSSDTGVNAIFLTTIKNEI; encoded by the coding sequence ATGAACTTAACGCGAACAGAACAGTATGACTTTCTCCCTCGTTTCTACCGTCTTGCGATCGCTAATATTCTTTCAAACCTGATGATTCCTCTAGCGGGTTTAATCAGTGTAGCTTTTTTGGGTCATCTGCAAGAAATTGATGCCTTAGCAGGGGTTTGCATAGCTAATATCTTGTTTAACCTCGTCTATTTGATTCTTGAGTTCTTACGTATGGGAACCACTGGGTTAACCGCTCAAGCTGTGGGGGCAGATGACCAAGAGGCTGCACTGCTAGTGGGACTACGCAATGGCTTAATCGCCTTGGGATTAGGTATCGTACTGTTAATTTTGCAGTATCCTTTGCGAGAGGTAGGTTTTTCGCTCTTGAGTGCTGATATTGATGTTAAAGCTGCGGGCATTGACTATTTCAATGCTCGCATTTGGGGAGCGCCTGCTGTTTTACTGAACTTCGTTCTCATTGGTTGGTTACTGGGACGAGAGGAGAATAGTAAGGTTGTGGTACTTTCAGTTATTGGCAATGCAGCCAAGATAATTTTAGACTACTTATTTATTATTCAATGGGGTTGGAATAGTGTGGGGGCCGGAGTATCTCAAGCATCTAGCCAATACTTAATGTTGTTTATCGGCCTCCTTTTAGCTAGTCAGAAAGTTCAGTGGCAAGAAATCCGCGCAGTTAGCCCACAAATCATGGATTTTTCAGAGTTGAAAACTATGTTGGCTCTCAATAGAGATATCTTGATTAGAACTATAACTGAGATGTCTGTCTTTACTATTTTTAGTAATCTGAGTGCCATGATGGGAACGATACTCTTTACCCAAAATTCTTTATTAGGACAGATAACACATCTAAATGTTTACTTAACTAACGGAATGGGATTTGCTACCGAAACCTTAAGCGGAAACTTGAAAGGTAAAGATTCAAAAGAGAAATTGTTACCCTTGCTGAAAGTTTCAGTTGCCAGCAGCTTGTTGATAGGACTCACTGTAGCTACAATTTGTGTTTTCTTTCCCCAGGCTGTCTTTGGCATATTAACCAACCATAGGGAAATTACTGAACATATTGATACCTATATTTGGTGTTTATGCTTCATACTTATATTCAATTCTGTTGCCTCAATGCTGGAAGGATATTTCTTAGGATTAGCCGAAGGGAAAATTGTTCGTAATGTCAGTTTGATCTCTGCTAGTTTGGGATTTATCCCATCAGTTATAGCAGCTTGGTATTTTCACAACAACTATCTTTTATGGCTATCCATTATATTATTTATGTTTGCCAAAATGGTGACAATGTTAGTTTATTTACCAAAATCTTTGAGTAGTGATACTGGGGTTAATGCAATTTTTTTGACAACTATTAAAAATGAAATTTGA
- a CDS encoding NUDIX hydrolase yields the protein MKFEMREAPGADIIILNSQQQVLLVLRDNKSSIPFPNTWAFLGGYIEKNESPEAAIRRELVEELELKLDEVNFFKSYFWEECDEHIFWTRLDLDISQITLHEGQKLAYFSREEINQLEFASHYDQILAEFFDFLAISLKLSIG from the coding sequence ATGAAATTTGAAATGAGAGAAGCACCAGGGGCTGACATAATTATTCTCAACAGTCAGCAGCAAGTTTTACTTGTACTTCGAGATAATAAAAGCTCTATTCCTTTTCCTAATACTTGGGCATTCCTGGGAGGATATATAGAGAAAAATGAATCTCCAGAAGCAGCTATTCGTAGAGAATTAGTTGAAGAATTGGAACTAAAACTCGATGAAGTTAATTTTTTCAAGTCTTATTTTTGGGAAGAGTGTGATGAACACATTTTTTGGACTCGGCTGGATTTAGATATTTCTCAAATAACCCTACACGAAGGACAAAAATTAGCCTATTTTAGTCGAGAGGAAATTAATCAGCTTGAATTTGCCTCTCACTATGATCAAATTCTGGCTGAGTTTTTTGATTTCTTAGCAATTAGTTTAAAATTAAGTATTGGTTAA
- a CDS encoding BUD32 family EKC/KEOPS complex subunit, translating into MKNSIAENLKNTLPTNIAQGLESALAYLPGGKTATIEKPQSEGLFNHILLITTATDRCVFRARRDISTEAGDAYMQYMYEATGFIQNGGSFKLRNIGDEVDFIKRALAVGLPVPKLIHADQDWMLIEYVTGKTLLEFLETGEVKFLPKVLQEMNLAHRQGIIYADRWTGNEMIDTQGNVRMIDFDIEWFYQGGNDGTLEALEMAWTIFNAMRVTSKRDELLTIVETEVLPSLKAWGYEISKMKQFIEGLCKFYLDPNKPGNQWSLPKSLYVAMAKPANRLIAMFTEAD; encoded by the coding sequence ATGAAAAATTCAATTGCAGAAAATTTAAAGAATACACTACCAACAAATATCGCTCAGGGATTGGAAAGTGCTTTAGCTTATTTACCTGGAGGTAAAACAGCAACAATAGAAAAACCCCAATCAGAAGGATTATTTAATCATATCTTATTGATTACAACAGCCACAGATCGCTGCGTTTTTCGTGCCAGACGGGATATTTCCACTGAAGCTGGTGATGCTTATATGCAGTATATGTATGAAGCCACTGGCTTTATCCAAAATGGCGGTTCTTTTAAACTCAGAAATATTGGAGATGAAGTTGATTTTATCAAACGGGCATTAGCTGTCGGCTTACCAGTTCCTAAATTAATCCATGCAGATCAAGATTGGATGCTGATTGAATATGTAACAGGGAAAACTTTGTTGGAATTTCTAGAAACTGGAGAAGTCAAGTTTTTGCCGAAGGTTCTACAAGAAATGAATTTAGCTCACAGACAGGGAATTATTTATGCTGATCGCTGGACTGGGAATGAAATGATTGATACCCAGGGAAATGTGCGAATGATTGATTTTGATATTGAATGGTTTTATCAAGGAGGTAATGATGGTACTCTGGAAGCATTAGAAATGGCATGGACTATTTTTAATGCCATGAGAGTAACTAGCAAACGAGATGAATTGTTAACAATAGTAGAAACGGAAGTTTTACCATCATTAAAAGCATGGGGTTATGAAATTTCCAAAATGAAACAATTTATTGAAGGTTTATGCAAGTTTTATCTTGACCCCAATAAGCCCGGTAATCAATGGTCTTTACCAAAAAGTTTGTATGTGGCAATGGCTAAACCAGCGAATCGCTTGATTGCGATGTTTACTGAAGCTGATTAA
- a CDS encoding type II toxin-antitoxin system VapC family toxin produces the protein MLIDSNLIIYATQPPYTQLRSWLVNYATHYSAISRLETLGYHRLGQAEKQAIMAILDNLDILMINKVTLEIAVALRQQRKMSVGDALIAATCLDSDLPLATANIKDFELIEGLAIHNPLELGS, from the coding sequence ATGCTGATTGATAGCAATTTAATTATTTACGCCACTCAGCCGCCATATACGCAGTTGCGTAGCTGGTTGGTGAATTATGCCACGCATTATTCTGCGATTAGTCGTTTGGAAACATTGGGCTACCATCGTTTAGGTCAGGCTGAAAAACAGGCGATCATGGCAATTTTAGATAACTTGGATATTTTGATGATCAATAAAGTTACGCTTGAAATTGCGGTTGCTTTGCGCCAACAGCGAAAAATGTCCGTAGGTGATGCCCTAATTGCTGCAACCTGTTTAGATTCTGATCTACCGTTAGCAACGGCAAATATAAAAGATTTTGAGTTGATAGAGGGTTTGGCGATCCACAATCCATTGGAGCTAGGAAGTTAG
- a CDS encoding DUF2281 domain-containing protein: MPGTDAFGVNYGNTNNFPGNRSKTHKINILAMNPILQQIQHHAAALPISSQAELLNYAVYLEQKAREKTPITSNQARREGLAQALTQAVGLNPFAEIADPVVWQREQRQDRNLFGRDNAD; this comes from the coding sequence GTGCCTGGAACAGATGCTTTCGGTGTAAACTACGGTAACACCAATAATTTCCCAGGAAATCGCTCCAAAACACACAAAATTAACATACTAGCTATGAACCCTATTTTGCAACAAATTCAACACCATGCTGCCGCTCTACCGATATCATCGCAAGCGGAGTTACTGAATTATGCTGTTTACTTAGAACAAAAAGCACGAGAAAAAACGCCTATCACTTCAAACCAAGCAAGGCGCGAAGGTTTGGCGCAAGCATTGACGCAGGCGGTGGGGTTAAATCCTTTTGCAGAAATTGCTGATCCAGTTGTTTGGCAGCGTGAACAACGTCAAGATCGCAATTTATTCGGGAGAGACAATGCTGATTGA
- a CDS encoding NAD-dependent epimerase/dehydratase family protein has protein sequence MNPIQQVLVTGGAGYVGAILVPKLLQAGYGVKVIDLYLYGKDVLNAVKDHPHLEEIEGDIRDRQLLEKIMPGCDAVIHLACISNDPSFELDPDLGRSINYDAFFDLVDVAKDAGVKRFIYASSSSVYGIKEIENVTEDLPLMPLTDYSRYKALCEEVLLSKREPGFVTLVLRPATVCGYSPRQRLDLVVNILTNHAINNGKITVFGGQQKRPNIHIEDMTDLYLKSLQWSDEAIDGKIFNAGYENHTLMEIAEMTRQVVGESVEIMTTPTDDLRSYHISSEKIKQELGFVPAHTIKEAIEDLAAAFKANQIPDSLTDTRYYNVKVMKEINFR, from the coding sequence ATGAATCCAATTCAACAAGTTTTAGTGACCGGCGGTGCTGGTTATGTAGGAGCTATTTTAGTTCCTAAACTTCTGCAAGCTGGATATGGAGTTAAGGTAATAGACTTGTATCTTTATGGCAAAGATGTATTAAATGCCGTTAAAGATCATCCTCATTTAGAAGAGATTGAAGGCGATATCCGCGATCGCCAACTTCTAGAAAAAATCATGCCAGGATGTGATGCTGTCATTCATTTAGCTTGTATTTCCAACGATCCCAGCTTTGAATTAGATCCAGACTTAGGCCGTTCGATTAATTACGATGCCTTTTTTGACTTAGTAGACGTTGCCAAAGATGCCGGAGTGAAGCGGTTTATTTATGCTTCTTCCTCCAGTGTTTACGGCATCAAAGAAATAGAAAATGTCACAGAAGACTTACCCTTAATGCCTTTAACAGACTATTCTCGTTATAAGGCTTTATGCGAAGAAGTCTTATTGAGTAAACGAGAACCAGGTTTTGTTACCTTAGTTTTGCGTCCTGCTACAGTCTGCGGTTATTCCCCCCGTCAGCGACTAGATTTAGTGGTGAATATTCTCACTAACCACGCAATTAATAATGGTAAAATTACAGTTTTTGGTGGTCAGCAAAAACGTCCCAATATCCATATTGAAGATATGACTGATCTGTATCTAAAATCTCTACAATGGTCAGATGAAGCGATTGACGGTAAAATATTTAACGCTGGCTATGAAAATCATACCTTGATGGAAATTGCCGAGATGACCCGTCAAGTAGTGGGAGAATCTGTAGAAATTATGACTACACCCACCGACGATCTGCGTTCATACCATATTTCTTCAGAAAAAATTAAGCAAGAACTGGGATTTGTCCCTGCACATACTATAAAGGAAGCGATCGAAGATTTAGCAGCAGCATTTAAAGCTAATCAAATTCCCGATTCTCTCACAGATACTCGTTACTATAACGTGAAAGTAATGAAAGAAATTAATTTCCGGTAA
- a CDS encoding PfkB family carbohydrate kinase, which produces MQLEIYREKIIDFETCAEVFTVYHQKGRKIVLCNGVFDLLHPGHIAHLQAAKAMGDLLVISLTATPYINRGPGRPIFSDELRVNSIAALACVDYVILTPAVTALEVIEKVRPHIYCKGDEYAETEKDVTHNIDKEIAQVRAYGGDIRYTQEITFSSTRLINNYLDVIPPELKRYANDFSQQYAFEDIRNAIEAMQDLNVLVLGDIIIDEFVHCTVQGLTSKGRAPSTRFVKKEQHLGGVFAIANHLSSFAKSVTLASTIGDEPDVHHLIANHIDGTLHLNLHCVENYSTVTKCRYIEQQGKTKGYTQLFAINSIDEEGLGLQEREKLLDAWEKLLKNCDLVVLADYGHGLIDAEAIELIQSQAPFLALNCQTNSANYGYNLISKYKRADTFCVDEQEIRLAFSNRYGNREELLKRLQYHLGAQQGWLTLGSAGSLGINTHGEMEITPAMTQQVKDTTGAGDAFFALASLSAKLDLPVQLGSFLGNLAGAIAANVLGNEKPVDKGRLLKFAKTISTF; this is translated from the coding sequence ATGCAATTAGAAATATATAGAGAAAAAATTATTGACTTTGAAACTTGTGCAGAAGTATTCACTGTCTACCATCAAAAAGGACGGAAAATCGTTCTCTGTAATGGGGTATTTGACTTACTACATCCCGGACACATTGCTCATTTACAAGCGGCTAAAGCAATGGGAGATTTATTAGTAATTTCCCTAACTGCTACTCCTTATATTAACCGAGGACCAGGAAGACCAATATTTTCTGATGAGTTGCGTGTTAATTCTATAGCTGCTTTAGCTTGTGTTGATTATGTAATTTTAACTCCCGCCGTCACAGCTTTGGAAGTAATTGAGAAAGTGCGTCCTCATATTTACTGCAAGGGAGATGAATATGCGGAAACAGAGAAAGATGTAACCCACAATATTGATAAAGAAATCGCTCAAGTAAGAGCTTACGGAGGTGACATTCGCTATACTCAAGAAATTACTTTTAGCTCTACACGACTGATTAATAATTATCTTGATGTTATCCCTCCAGAATTAAAACGTTATGCCAATGATTTTAGTCAACAATATGCTTTTGAGGATATTAGAAATGCGATAGAAGCAATGCAGGATCTCAATGTTTTGGTGTTGGGGGATATTATTATTGATGAGTTTGTTCACTGTACAGTTCAGGGATTAACCTCAAAAGGAAGAGCGCCATCAACCCGCTTTGTGAAAAAAGAACAACATTTGGGGGGAGTTTTTGCGATCGCTAACCATCTCAGTAGTTTTGCCAAATCTGTCACCCTAGCTAGTACCATTGGTGATGAACCAGATGTACATCATTTGATTGCTAATCATATTGATGGTACGCTGCATCTTAATTTACATTGTGTAGAAAACTATTCTACAGTAACAAAGTGTCGTTATATTGAACAACAAGGGAAAACCAAGGGTTATACCCAATTATTTGCGATTAATTCCATAGACGAAGAAGGACTAGGACTCCAAGAACGAGAAAAACTTTTAGATGCTTGGGAAAAACTGTTAAAAAACTGCGATTTAGTGGTTTTGGCGGATTATGGTCATGGATTAATTGATGCTGAGGCAATTGAATTAATTCAATCACAAGCACCATTTTTAGCCTTAAACTGTCAAACTAATAGTGCTAATTACGGTTATAACCTAATTAGTAAATATAAGCGAGCCGATACATTTTGTGTAGATGAACAGGAAATTCGTCTGGCATTTTCTAATCGTTATGGTAATCGAGAAGAGTTACTAAAACGGTTGCAATATCATTTAGGGGCGCAACAAGGTTGGTTAACTTTAGGATCTGCTGGTTCTTTGGGAATTAATACTCATGGAGAGATGGAAATTACTCCGGCTATGACACAACAAGTCAAAGATACCACCGGGGCTGGAGATGCCTTTTTTGCCCTAGCCAGTTTGAGTGCTAAGTTAGATTTGCCTGTGCAGTTAGGATCATTTTTAGGAAATTTGGCCGGAGCGATCGCTGCCAATGTTTTAGGAAATGAAAAGCCTGTAGACAAGGGACGCTTATTAAAGTTTGCTAAAACAATTTCCACATTTTAA
- a CDS encoding SIS domain-containing protein has product MNKVQQRLHPFSNDYFQQLSTLGEKFQVTDHQGKSFANSEGIDMAAALVEKRNQQCRKVIFIGNGGSAAVASHQAIDYWRNGNIPAICFNDGALVTCISNDFGYEQVFSKPISTFAQSGDVLFAISSSGQSQNILAGVYQALKMNCHVITLSAFQPNNPLRQLGHLNFYVPTMSYGFAEIMHLCICHCIIDGLVEGALPSANVDNYLILNELKAS; this is encoded by the coding sequence ATGAATAAAGTACAGCAGCGACTTCATCCATTTTCTAATGATTACTTCCAGCAACTATCTACCCTGGGTGAGAAATTTCAAGTCACAGATCATCAAGGTAAATCTTTTGCTAATTCAGAAGGAATTGATATGGCTGCGGCTTTAGTAGAAAAGCGAAATCAGCAGTGTCGAAAAGTGATATTTATCGGTAATGGAGGAAGTGCAGCCGTAGCTAGTCATCAGGCTATTGACTACTGGCGTAATGGTAATATTCCCGCGATTTGCTTTAACGATGGTGCTTTGGTTACCTGTATTAGTAATGACTTTGGCTACGAACAAGTTTTTAGCAAACCCATTTCTACATTTGCTCAGTCTGGAGATGTTTTGTTTGCAATTAGTAGTTCTGGACAATCACAAAATATTCTTGCTGGTGTTTACCAAGCACTAAAAATGAATTGTCATGTGATTACACTTTCAGCCTTTCAACCTAACAACCCCTTACGTCAACTTGGACATCTAAATTTTTATGTTCCCACGATGTCCTATGGTTTTGCAGAAATCATGCACTTATGTATTTGTCACTGCATTATTGATGGCTTGGTAGAAGGTGCTTTACCTAGTGCAAATGTGGATAACTATCTCATTTTAAATGAACTAAAAGCATCCTAA